The following are encoded in a window of Methylocystis rosea genomic DNA:
- a CDS encoding phosphoenolpyruvate carboxylase produces the protein MTAETQTFKSLSSTGLPSAYATRSVTEASDFLREQLLTVIRRHTPEIEAVVRDSKAGAGLEPRQMARALQAQGILFQLVSIAEQAYAMRRRRRIEREKGHDKLLGTFDYVLSSAAASGVAPDEIRAQLQSLRIRPVITAHPTEAKRVSILEKYRRIYLLMRELESTRWTDREREALVKSIYDQIELLWLTGELHLEKPTVDQEVAWGQHFFHESIFDLAPELLSSCERALRRHYPNETFEVAPFFQFGSWIGGDRDGNPFVTNDVTRRTMRENAAASLNYYRTRFVDLARMLSISQRAADIPQSFREELAERLAALPDGAAIEARNQNEPYRQFVMTILRKLDQTLRAVNAEPATGPRYASADELIADLLALEKALNEAKSDALATDLVRPLRRAVETFRFSTVRLDIRQNTTRTTQALEELWRVKTGGEAPPDLDAPEWREWLLAELAKPRTTPLPRDTLSADTRDVIEMFEVVAEMRTQLDREAFGGFILSMTRSAVDVLGVYLLAKEAGLFLDEPGVEILTLPIVPLFETIGDLRAAPAIMRDLLQVPVVRRSTRWQGNLQEVMIGYSDSNKDGGFLSSNWELFKAQARLSQVGREQGVAIAFFHGRGGSVSRGGAPTGHAIAAQPAGSIRGRFRVTEQGEVVSFKYANRGTAAYQMELLASSVFQHALKSEREEALAPHAEFDEALEEISGASFAAYAKFIGDPDLVAYFQAASPLEEISLLNIGSRPARRFGAKSLADLRAIPWVFAWAQNRHSITGWYGVGSGLKNFIDVRGDRGYELLRRMFEDSRVFRLIIDEVEKTLALVDLSIAKQYAGLVADEAVRTKIFKAIEEEFALTREMALRVTGGVELAERFKEYQARLSHRLQTINEVNREQVALLRRFREAQDEAEKEAVKVPLLLSISCVAAGLGATG, from the coding sequence ATGACCGCCGAGACCCAGACATTTAAGAGCCTGTCTTCGACCGGCCTGCCGTCTGCTTACGCGACTCGCTCGGTCACCGAAGCTTCCGACTTCCTGCGCGAGCAGTTGCTCACCGTGATTCGCCGTCACACGCCGGAGATCGAGGCCGTCGTGCGCGACTCAAAGGCGGGCGCCGGTCTGGAGCCGCGGCAGATGGCGCGCGCGCTGCAGGCGCAGGGCATCCTGTTTCAGCTCGTCTCCATCGCGGAGCAGGCCTACGCCATGCGCCGGCGCCGCCGGATCGAGCGCGAAAAGGGCCACGACAAGCTGCTCGGCACGTTCGATTACGTCTTGTCGAGCGCCGCGGCCTCAGGCGTCGCTCCCGACGAAATACGCGCGCAATTGCAGTCGCTGCGCATCAGGCCCGTGATCACCGCCCATCCGACCGAGGCGAAGCGCGTTTCGATCCTCGAAAAGTATCGCCGCATCTATCTGCTGATGCGCGAACTTGAATCGACCCGCTGGACGGACCGCGAGCGCGAAGCGCTGGTGAAGTCGATCTATGATCAGATCGAACTTCTGTGGCTCACTGGCGAATTGCATCTCGAAAAGCCCACGGTCGACCAGGAAGTCGCGTGGGGCCAGCACTTCTTCCACGAGAGCATTTTCGATCTTGCGCCGGAGCTTCTGTCATCCTGCGAACGCGCGCTGCGACGCCACTATCCCAACGAAACATTCGAGGTCGCGCCTTTCTTCCAGTTCGGGTCCTGGATCGGCGGCGACCGCGACGGCAATCCGTTCGTGACGAATGACGTCACCCGTCGCACCATGCGCGAAAACGCTGCGGCGAGCTTGAATTATTACCGTACCCGCTTCGTCGATCTCGCGCGCATGCTGTCGATCAGCCAGCGCGCCGCCGATATTCCTCAGTCGTTCCGCGAGGAGTTGGCTGAACGCCTCGCCGCGCTGCCGGACGGCGCAGCGATCGAAGCGCGCAATCAAAATGAGCCCTACCGGCAGTTCGTGATGACGATTCTGCGCAAGCTCGACCAGACGTTGCGCGCGGTGAACGCCGAACCGGCGACAGGTCCGCGCTATGCGAGCGCCGACGAACTCATCGCCGACCTGCTGGCGCTCGAAAAGGCGCTCAATGAAGCTAAGAGCGACGCGCTCGCGACGGATCTCGTGCGTCCGCTGCGCCGCGCGGTGGAAACTTTCCGCTTCAGCACGGTGCGCCTCGACATCCGCCAGAACACGACCCGGACGACGCAGGCGCTCGAGGAGCTGTGGCGCGTGAAGACGGGCGGCGAGGCGCCGCCCGACCTCGATGCTCCCGAATGGCGCGAATGGCTGCTCGCCGAGCTTGCGAAGCCGCGGACGACGCCTCTCCCGCGCGACACGCTTTCCGCCGATACGCGCGACGTCATCGAAATGTTCGAGGTCGTCGCCGAGATGCGGACGCAACTCGACCGTGAAGCCTTCGGCGGATTTATTTTGTCGATGACGCGTTCGGCGGTCGACGTCCTCGGCGTGTATCTGCTCGCCAAGGAGGCGGGGCTTTTTCTCGACGAACCCGGCGTCGAGATCCTCACGCTGCCGATCGTGCCGCTCTTCGAGACGATCGGCGATCTGCGCGCCGCGCCGGCGATCATGCGCGATCTCTTGCAGGTTCCGGTGGTGCGCCGCTCGACGCGCTGGCAGGGCAATCTGCAAGAGGTGATGATCGGCTATTCCGACTCCAACAAGGACGGCGGCTTTCTGTCGTCCAATTGGGAGCTGTTCAAGGCGCAGGCCCGCCTCAGTCAGGTCGGACGCGAGCAGGGCGTCGCCATCGCCTTCTTCCATGGGCGGGGCGGCTCGGTGTCGCGCGGCGGCGCGCCGACCGGCCATGCCATCGCGGCGCAGCCGGCTGGTTCTATCCGCGGCCGTTTTCGCGTCACCGAACAGGGCGAGGTCGTCTCGTTCAAATACGCCAATCGCGGGACCGCGGCCTATCAGATGGAGCTGTTGGCCTCCTCCGTGTTCCAGCATGCGCTGAAGTCCGAACGCGAGGAAGCGCTCGCCCCGCATGCGGAATTCGACGAGGCGCTCGAGGAGATTTCCGGCGCCTCTTTCGCCGCATACGCCAAATTCATCGGCGATCCGGATCTTGTCGCTTACTTTCAGGCTGCAAGCCCGCTTGAAGAGATTTCGCTGCTCAACATCGGGTCGCGGCCGGCGCGGCGCTTCGGCGCCAAAAGTCTGGCGGATTTGCGTGCGATCCCCTGGGTCTTCGCCTGGGCGCAGAATCGCCATTCGATCACCGGCTGGTACGGCGTCGGCTCGGGGTTGAAGAACTTCATCGACGTGCGCGGCGACCGCGGCTACGAGCTGTTGCGCCGCATGTTCGAGGATTCGCGGGTTTTCCGGCTCATTATCGACGAGGTCGAGAAGACCCTCGCGCTCGTCGATCTCTCGATCGCCAAACAATATGCGGGGCTTGTCGCTGACGAAGCCGTGCGAACCAAAATCTTCAAGGCCATCGAAGAGGAATTTGCTTTGACGCGCGAGATGGCCTTGCGCGTCACCGGCGGCGTCGAACTGGCGGAGCGCTTCAAGGAATATCAGGCGAGGCTTTCGCATCGCCTGCAGACCATCAACGAGGTCAATCGCGAGCAGGTGGCGCTGCTTCGCCGGTTCCGCGAGGCTCAAGACGAAGCGGAAAAAGAGGCCGTCAAAGTGCCTCTGCTGCTCTCGATCAGCTGCGTCGCCGCCGGCCTCGGGGCCACAGGCTAA
- the sucD gene encoding succinate--CoA ligase subunit alpha, with amino-acid sequence MSILIDEKTPILVQGITGDKGSFHTKEMIDYGSNVVAGVTPGKGGKTHHGVPVFNTVREAVRETGAQASITFVAPAFCADAIMEAADAGVRLICSITDGIPAQDMMRVKRYFLRFPKDRRPMLVGPNCAGIISPGKAMLGIMPGHIYKQGPVGLISRSGTLGYEAASQLKALGLGISTSVGIGGDPINGSSFLDHLVLFDKDPETQAVLIIGEIGGPQEAEASAWIKENFSKPVIGFVAGLTAPKGRRMGHAGAIISATGDSAAEKTEIMKSYGLTVAPSPAEFGTTVAKVLQSA; translated from the coding sequence ATGAGCATTCTCATTGACGAAAAGACGCCGATCCTGGTCCAGGGTATCACCGGCGACAAGGGCAGTTTCCACACCAAGGAGATGATCGACTACGGCAGCAATGTCGTCGCCGGCGTCACGCCCGGAAAGGGCGGCAAGACACACCACGGCGTGCCGGTGTTCAACACCGTGCGCGAAGCGGTGCGCGAAACCGGCGCGCAGGCGTCGATCACCTTCGTCGCGCCGGCCTTTTGCGCCGACGCGATCATGGAGGCCGCCGACGCCGGCGTCCGCCTGATCTGCTCGATCACTGACGGCATTCCGGCGCAGGACATGATGCGCGTGAAGCGCTACTTCCTGCGCTTTCCAAAAGATCGTCGGCCGATGCTGGTCGGCCCGAACTGCGCCGGCATTATTTCGCCGGGCAAGGCGATGCTCGGCATCATGCCTGGCCACATTTACAAGCAGGGTCCGGTGGGGCTGATCTCGCGCTCCGGCACGCTTGGCTATGAAGCGGCGTCGCAGTTGAAGGCGCTCGGCCTCGGCATATCGACCTCGGTCGGCATCGGCGGCGATCCGATCAACGGCTCGTCGTTCCTCGACCATCTGGTGCTGTTCGACAAAGATCCCGAGACCCAGGCCGTGCTTATCATCGGCGAAATCGGCGGTCCGCAGGAGGCAGAAGCCTCCGCCTGGATCAAGGAGAATTTCTCCAAGCCGGTGATCGGCTTTGTCGCCGGCCTCACGGCGCCCAAGGGCCGCCGCATGGGCCATGCCGGCGCCATCATTTCGGCGACGGGCGACAGCGCTGCGGAAAAAACCGAGATCATGAAGTCTTACGGGCTCACGGTCGCGCCGAGCCCGGCGGAATTCGGAACGACTGTCGCCAAGGTACTGCAGAGCGCTTGA
- a CDS encoding malate--CoA ligase subunit beta gives MDVHEYQAKEILASHGVEVPPGTVAFSPDQAVYAATELGGSHWVVKAQIHAGARGKAGGVKLCRTYHEVQQAARDLLGKRLVTSQTGPEGKPVQRVYVEVADPFEREIYLGYVLDRKLERVRVIASKHGGMDIEEIAKNTPDELLQVIVEPAVGLQPFQARELAFQLGLNIKQVSRAVKTIMGAYRAFRDNDATMLEINPLVVTKDDKVLALDAKMSFDDNALFRRHNIVDMNDPSQSDPREAQASEHSLNYIGLDGEIGCIVNGAGLAMATMDMIKHAGGNPANFLDVGGGASPERVATAFRLVLSDRRVKVVLVNIFAGINRCDWVAQGVVDAVRAEKIEGVPLVVRLAGTNVEAGKKIIAESGIPIIQADTLAEAAEKAVAAYQGAK, from the coding sequence ATGGACGTCCACGAGTATCAGGCCAAGGAAATACTGGCGAGCCACGGCGTCGAAGTTCCGCCCGGCACCGTCGCTTTCAGCCCGGACCAGGCGGTCTATGCCGCGACGGAGCTTGGCGGCTCGCATTGGGTCGTCAAGGCGCAGATCCACGCCGGCGCGCGCGGCAAGGCGGGCGGCGTCAAGCTCTGCCGCACCTATCACGAAGTGCAGCAGGCGGCGCGCGACCTGCTCGGCAAGCGGCTGGTCACGTCGCAGACCGGGCCGGAAGGCAAGCCGGTGCAGCGCGTCTATGTCGAAGTGGCCGATCCTTTCGAGCGCGAGATTTATCTCGGCTATGTTCTCGACCGCAAATTGGAGCGCGTGCGCGTCATCGCTTCGAAGCACGGCGGCATGGATATCGAAGAGATCGCCAAGAACACCCCTGACGAACTGCTCCAGGTCATCGTCGAGCCCGCCGTCGGCCTGCAGCCGTTTCAGGCGCGCGAACTCGCCTTTCAGCTTGGACTCAATATCAAGCAGGTCTCACGCGCGGTGAAGACGATCATGGGCGCCTATCGCGCCTTTCGCGATAATGACGCTACCATGCTCGAGATCAATCCGCTCGTCGTCACCAAGGACGACAAGGTTTTGGCGCTCGACGCGAAGATGTCCTTCGACGACAATGCGCTGTTCCGCCGTCACAATATCGTCGACATGAACGACCCCTCGCAGAGCGATCCGCGCGAGGCGCAGGCGTCGGAGCACAGCCTGAATTACATCGGCCTCGACGGCGAGATCGGCTGCATCGTCAATGGCGCCGGGCTCGCCATGGCGACGATGGACATGATCAAGCACGCCGGCGGCAATCCGGCGAACTTCCTCGACGTCGGCGGCGGCGCTTCGCCGGAGCGCGTCGCGACGGCGTTCCGTCTCGTTCTGTCGGATCGACGCGTGAAGGTCGTGCTCGTCAACATCTTCGCCGGCATCAATCGTTGCGACTGGGTGGCGCAGGGCGTCGTTGACGCGGTGCGCGCCGAGAAGATCGAAGGCGTTCCGCTCGTCGTGCGCCTCGCCGGCACCAATGTCGAAGCGGGCAAGAAGATCATCGCCGAAAGCGGCATTCCGATCATCCAGGCCGACACGCTGGCCGAAGCCGCCGAGAAGGCTGTCGCCGCCTATCAGGGCGCCAAGTAA
- the fchA gene encoding methenyltetrahydrofolate cyclohydrolase: MSAKNDTIGKFLDELASDAPTPGGGGAAALSGAMGAALVSMVCNLTIGKKNYEAVSADLQQTLAKAEKLRAELTAGVDEDVVAFNTLMGAYGLPRGTDEEKAKRSETIQSALKEATLAPLKTCKICYDVISLSKEAADKGNLNVISDAGVAVLAANAGLRSCALNVFINAKAIKDRGFAEQQLAEVNALLAKAAAETEAVYETVKAKIGG; the protein is encoded by the coding sequence ATGAGCGCCAAGAACGATACGATTGGAAAATTCCTCGACGAACTCGCCAGCGATGCGCCGACTCCCGGCGGCGGCGGCGCGGCGGCGCTGTCGGGCGCCATGGGCGCGGCGCTGGTTTCGATGGTGTGCAATCTCACCATCGGCAAAAAGAATTACGAAGCCGTTTCAGCCGATCTGCAGCAGACTCTCGCCAAGGCTGAAAAGCTGCGCGCCGAGCTGACCGCGGGCGTCGATGAAGACGTCGTCGCCTTCAACACGCTGATGGGCGCCTATGGCCTGCCGCGCGGCACCGATGAGGAGAAGGCGAAGCGCTCGGAGACGATTCAGTCGGCGCTGAAAGAAGCGACGCTGGCGCCGCTGAAGACGTGCAAAATCTGCTATGACGTCATCAGCCTGTCGAAAGAGGCCGCCGATAAGGGCAACCTCAACGTCATCAGCGACGCCGGAGTCGCGGTGCTCGCCGCCAATGCCGGGCTGCGCAGCTGCGCGCTCAATGTCTTCATCAACGCCAAGGCGATCAAGGATCGCGGCTTCGCCGAGCAACAGCTTGCCGAAGTCAATGCGCTTCTCGCCAAGGCCGCGGCCGAAACGGAAGCGGTCTATGAGACGGTCAAAGCCAAAATAGGCGGCTGA
- a CDS encoding NAD(P)-dependent methylenetetrahydromethanopterin dehydrogenase, whose protein sequence is MTKKLLFLFDTDPVPSVFDTVVGYDGGADRIIGYGGVTPENVGALVDGCIYTRGPKEKQYTAIFVGGGDMTAGEAVFKAVKKRFFSNFRVSAMLDSNGSNTTAAAGVALLAKASSLKGKKAVVLAGTGPVGMRAAAMLNIEGAEVAITSRQKARAEAAAKAIQERFGFTPAAIEAADNAARAQAVKGAQIVFAAGAIGVPLLDETDWQNDPTIELIADCNAQPPLGVGGVEATDKAKERHGKIVIGALGLGGLKLKLHRECVGKLFDAADQVFDCENIYAQAKELA, encoded by the coding sequence ATGACCAAAAAACTGCTTTTCCTTTTTGACACCGATCCGGTTCCGAGCGTTTTCGACACGGTGGTCGGCTATGACGGCGGCGCCGACCGCATCATCGGCTACGGCGGCGTGACGCCCGAAAACGTCGGGGCGCTGGTCGACGGCTGCATCTACACGCGCGGTCCGAAAGAGAAGCAATATACGGCGATCTTCGTCGGCGGCGGCGACATGACGGCCGGCGAAGCCGTGTTCAAAGCGGTGAAGAAGCGCTTCTTCTCGAATTTCCGCGTGTCGGCGATGCTCGATTCAAACGGCTCGAACACGACCGCCGCGGCCGGCGTCGCGCTCCTCGCCAAGGCGAGTTCGCTCAAGGGCAAGAAAGCCGTCGTGCTCGCCGGCACCGGCCCGGTCGGCATGCGCGCCGCGGCGATGCTCAACATCGAAGGCGCCGAAGTCGCCATCACCTCGCGTCAGAAGGCGCGCGCCGAGGCGGCCGCCAAAGCCATTCAGGAGCGCTTCGGCTTCACGCCCGCGGCGATCGAAGCCGCGGATAACGCAGCGCGCGCTCAGGCCGTCAAGGGCGCTCAGATCGTCTTCGCGGCGGGCGCCATCGGCGTCCCGCTGCTCGACGAGACGGATTGGCAGAACGATCCCACGATCGAACTCATCGCCGACTGCAATGCGCAGCCGCCACTCGGCGTCGGCGGCGTCGAGGCGACCGACAAGGCCAAGGAGCGCCACGGCAAGATCGTCATCGGCGCGCTGGGACTGGGCGGGCTCAAGCTCAAATTGCATCGCGAATGCGTCGGCAAGCTGTTTGACGCCGCCGACCAGGTGTTCGACTGCGAAAACATTTATGCGCAAGCCAAAGAGCTCGCCTGA
- a CDS encoding D-2-hydroxyacid dehydrogenase, which translates to MSHKIVFLDRETLDANVRKPNFPHEYTEYAQTAPDQIVERLKGATICITNKVPLRESTLKQLPDLKLIAVAATGTDVIDKAYTSGNGIVVSNIRNYAFNTLPEHVFALLFALRRNLVNYYNSVRQGRWGEANQFCYFDYPIYDIAGSTLGIIGYGALGKEIEKRAVALGMKVLINDVADVPNKVDVATVLREADVVTLNLPLTPETKNMIGAKELASMKKSACIINTARGGIVDEAALADALRKGIIGGAGFDVLTVEPPKNGNILLDPTIPNLIITPHVAWASKEAMQVLADQLVDNIDAFVAGSPRNLVTA; encoded by the coding sequence ATGTCGCACAAAATCGTCTTTCTCGATCGGGAAACGCTCGACGCCAATGTGCGCAAGCCGAATTTTCCTCACGAATACACGGAATACGCCCAGACGGCGCCCGACCAGATCGTTGAACGCCTGAAGGGCGCGACGATCTGCATCACCAATAAGGTGCCGCTGCGCGAATCGACGTTGAAGCAGCTTCCCGACCTCAAGCTCATCGCCGTCGCCGCGACCGGCACGGACGTCATCGACAAGGCCTATACGAGCGGCAACGGGATCGTCGTCTCCAACATTCGCAACTACGCGTTCAATACGCTGCCCGAGCATGTGTTCGCGCTGCTCTTCGCGCTGCGCCGCAATTTGGTAAACTACTATAATTCCGTTCGGCAGGGGCGCTGGGGCGAAGCCAATCAGTTCTGCTACTTCGATTATCCGATCTATGACATCGCCGGCTCTACGCTTGGCATTATCGGCTATGGCGCTCTCGGCAAGGAGATTGAAAAGCGGGCTGTCGCGCTCGGCATGAAAGTGCTGATCAACGACGTTGCAGACGTGCCGAACAAGGTCGATGTCGCGACCGTTTTGCGCGAGGCGGATGTCGTCACGCTCAACCTGCCGCTGACGCCAGAGACCAAGAACATGATCGGCGCGAAGGAGCTTGCGTCGATGAAGAAGTCCGCTTGCATCATCAATACGGCGCGTGGCGGCATCGTCGACGAGGCGGCGCTCGCCGACGCGCTGCGTAAGGGAATCATTGGCGGCGCCGGCTTCGACGTGCTGACGGTCGAGCCGCCCAAGAACGGCAACATCCTGCTCGATCCGACGATTCCCAATCTCATCATCACGCCGCATGTCGCCTGGGCCTCGAAAGAGGCGATGCAGGTGCTGGCCGACCAACTCGTCGACAACATCGACGCCTTTGTCGCCGGCAGCCCGCGCAACCTCGTGACGGCGTGA
- a CDS encoding aminotransferase class V-fold PLP-dependent enzyme — MLNSRIPGKNFLFVPGPTNLPDRIVRAMSVASEDHRSPTFPDLVKPLFPGLKKIFGTEKGHAFIFPASGTGGWEAAITNTLSPGDKVLAQRFGQFSHLWIDLCKRQGLEVVVQEREWGTGNDPELIEETLKADKNHEIKAVLATHNETATGVTSDIAAVRRAMDNAKHPALLFVDGVSSVASLEFKMDEWGVDVIVSGSQKGFMLPAGLLLMAASQKAIAAGKSNKGRRAYFEFQDMIAQNANGYFPYTPSVPLLYGLKESLSILFEEGLDQVYKRHHHLAEGVRAAVSAWGLKCCAKESKWNSDTVTAIVVPEGFDAAKVIEIAYKRYNLALGAGLSEVAGKVFRIGHLGDLNELMLLGAIGGAEMAMCDVGIPVTPGSGAAAAQAVYRANPLLKM; from the coding sequence ATGTTGAATTCCAGAATTCCCGGCAAGAACTTCCTGTTTGTGCCGGGCCCGACCAATCTTCCCGACCGCATCGTGCGCGCCATGTCGGTCGCGTCCGAAGACCATCGCTCGCCGACGTTCCCCGATCTCGTCAAGCCGCTCTTCCCCGGCCTGAAGAAGATCTTCGGCACTGAAAAGGGCCATGCCTTCATTTTCCCGGCGTCGGGCACCGGCGGCTGGGAAGCCGCGATCACCAACACGCTGTCGCCGGGCGACAAGGTTCTGGCGCAGCGCTTCGGCCAGTTCTCCCATCTGTGGATCGATCTTTGTAAGCGTCAGGGCCTGGAAGTCGTCGTGCAGGAGCGCGAATGGGGCACCGGCAATGATCCGGAGCTGATCGAAGAGACGCTGAAGGCCGACAAGAATCACGAAATCAAGGCTGTTCTCGCCACGCATAACGAGACGGCGACGGGCGTCACCTCCGACATCGCCGCGGTGCGCCGCGCGATGGACAACGCCAAGCACCCGGCGCTGCTCTTCGTTGACGGCGTGTCCTCGGTCGCGTCGCTCGAGTTCAAAATGGACGAGTGGGGCGTCGACGTGATCGTGTCGGGCTCGCAGAAGGGCTTCATGCTGCCGGCCGGCCTGCTGCTGATGGCGGCGAGCCAGAAGGCGATCGCCGCCGGCAAGTCCAACAAGGGCCGCCGCGCCTATTTCGAATTCCAGGACATGATCGCCCAGAACGCGAACGGCTATTTCCCTTATACGCCCTCCGTGCCGCTGCTCTATGGCCTTAAGGAATCGCTCTCGATCCTGTTCGAAGAGGGCCTTGATCAGGTCTACAAGCGCCACCATCACCTCGCCGAGGGCGTTCGCGCGGCTGTCTCCGCGTGGGGCCTCAAGTGCTGCGCCAAGGAGTCGAAGTGGAACTCCGACACCGTCACGGCGATCGTCGTGCCGGAGGGCTTTGACGCCGCCAAGGTCATCGAGATCGCCTACAAGCGCTACAATCTCGCGCTCGGCGCCGGTCTGTCCGAAGTCGCGGGCAAGGTGTTCCGCATCGGCCATCTCGGCGACCTCAACGAGCTGATGCTGCTCGGCGCCATCGGCGGCGCGGAGATGGCCATGTGCGACGTCGGCATCCCCGTGACTCCGGGTTCAGGCGCTGCGGCCGCGCAGGCGGTCTATCGCGCCAATCCGCTGCTCAAGATGTAA
- a CDS encoding formate--tetrahydrofolate ligase: MSERSAAAPGASGKDNQHLAPKSDIEISQAAKMRPIIDVARDKLGIPAEHVQPYGHYKGKISLDYISSLDSQADGKLILVTAITPTPAGEGKTTTTVGLTDGLNHIGKKALCCLREPSLGPCFGVKGGAAGGGYAQVVPMEDINLHFTGDFHAIGAANNLLAALIDNHIYWGGEPKIDSRRVAWRRVVDMNDRALRSIVSSLGGVSNGFAREDGFDITVASEVMAIFCLASDFADLQRRLGDIVIGQTRDKKSVRASEVKAAGSMAALLKDAIAPNLVQTLENNPAIIHGGPFANIAHGCNSVIATKAGLKLADYVVTEAGFGADLGAEKFFDIKCRKAGLKPDITVIVATIRALKMHGGVAKDDLKAENVAAVEKGFENLKRHIGNVRKFGVPVLVSINKFSSDTAAEMAALDKLCKAEGVECVVADNWGSGGAGAADLARAVVNTIETQPSNFKPLYPDDMPLAEKVRTIAKELYGAADISYDSSIKARFAELEKEGFGNFPVCIAKTQYSFSTDANAKGAPSAFTIPIRELRLSAGAEFIVVVCGDIMTMPGLPKVPAANNIYVDDSGRIAGLF, from the coding sequence ATGTCAGAACGGTCAGCCGCCGCGCCGGGCGCGAGCGGAAAGGACAACCAGCATCTTGCGCCGAAGTCCGACATCGAGATTTCGCAGGCCGCCAAGATGCGGCCGATTATCGACGTCGCGCGCGACAAGCTCGGCATCCCGGCCGAACATGTGCAGCCCTACGGCCACTACAAGGGCAAGATCTCCCTCGACTACATTTCCTCGCTCGACAGCCAGGCCGACGGCAAGCTGATCCTGGTCACGGCGATTACCCCGACGCCCGCCGGCGAAGGCAAGACGACGACGACGGTCGGCCTCACCGACGGCCTCAATCACATCGGCAAAAAGGCGCTGTGCTGTCTGCGCGAGCCCTCGCTCGGCCCCTGTTTCGGCGTTAAGGGCGGCGCCGCCGGCGGCGGCTATGCGCAGGTCGTGCCGATGGAGGACATCAACCTCCACTTCACCGGCGACTTCCACGCCATCGGCGCGGCGAACAATCTGCTCGCGGCGCTGATCGATAATCACATCTATTGGGGCGGCGAGCCCAAGATCGACTCGCGCCGCGTTGCATGGCGGCGCGTCGTCGACATGAACGACCGCGCATTGCGCTCGATCGTGTCGTCTCTCGGCGGAGTCTCGAACGGCTTCGCCCGCGAAGACGGATTCGACATCACCGTCGCGTCGGAAGTGATGGCGATCTTCTGCCTGGCTTCGGACTTCGCCGATCTGCAGCGGCGGCTCGGCGACATTGTTATCGGTCAGACCCGTGACAAAAAGAGCGTGCGCGCCTCGGAAGTGAAGGCGGCGGGCTCCATGGCCGCGCTGCTCAAGGACGCGATCGCGCCCAATCTCGTGCAGACGTTAGAGAACAACCCGGCGATCATCCACGGCGGGCCTTTCGCCAATATCGCGCATGGCTGCAATTCGGTCATCGCGACGAAGGCCGGCTTGAAGCTCGCCGATTACGTCGTGACGGAGGCGGGCTTCGGCGCCGATCTCGGCGCGGAGAAGTTCTTCGACATCAAGTGCCGCAAGGCGGGCCTCAAGCCCGACATCACGGTGATCGTCGCGACGATCCGCGCGCTCAAGATGCATGGCGGCGTCGCCAAGGACGATCTGAAAGCCGAGAATGTCGCCGCGGTCGAGAAGGGCTTCGAGAATCTGAAGCGCCATATCGGCAATGTCCGCAAATTCGGCGTGCCGGTGCTCGTCTCGATCAACAAGTTCTCGTCCGACACCGCGGCCGAAATGGCGGCGCTCGACAAGCTCTGCAAGGCGGAAGGCGTCGAATGCGTCGTCGCCGACAATTGGGGCTCCGGCGGCGCCGGCGCGGCGGATCTCGCCAGGGCGGTCGTCAACACCATCGAGACGCAGCCCTCGAACTTCAAGCCGCTCTATCCGGACGACATGCCGCTTGCCGAGAAGGTGCGCACGATCGCCAAGGAGCTCTACGGCGCCGCCGATATCTCTTATGATTCGAGCATCAAGGCGCGCTTCGCCGAGCTGGAGAAGGAAGGCTTCGGCAACTTCCCGGTCTGCATCGCCAAGACGCAATACAGCTTCTCAACGGATGCGAACGCCAAAGGCGCCCCCTCGGCCTTCACGATCCCGATCCGCGAATTGCGTCTCTCTGCGGGCGCCGAGTTCATCGTGGTGGTGTGCGGCGACATCATGACGATGCCGGGACTGCCGAAGGTCCCTGCCGCCAACAACATCTACGTCGACGATTCCGGCCGCATCGCCGGCCTGTTCTAG